One genomic region from Rosa rugosa chromosome 1, drRosRugo1.1, whole genome shotgun sequence encodes:
- the LOC133724302 gene encoding uncharacterized protein LOC133724302 isoform X2, which translates to MGRPKSLRSKAAHFVTDITTGLLNPISDKPSPSPPPEDVDGSRGSQNGTMSEESPANPVDGPDTSSFTAFLYSLLSSSESGDKSKSSDEQVDDQMDKSNSLSDSAVKANSGKRSLFSKGKHTLSKAMYQAARFGGYRSQERKGSLDVKGDDGNDSEFAGVEMRHMQKPQKPVALVHLTDISEPSLLLTEKTRIALYSSLPALVQGRRWLLLYSTWRHGISLSTLYRRSMLWPGLSLLVVGDRKGAVFGGLVEAPLRPTNKKYQGTNDTFVFTNTPGHPVIYRPTGANRYFTLCATDFLAIGGGGHFALYLNSDLLSGSSSVSETYGNPCLANSEDFDVKEVELWGFVYATKYEEVLAQSRMEAPGICRW; encoded by the exons ATGGGTAGGCCAAAGAGTCTTCGCAGCAAAGCGGCCCACTTTGTGACTGATATCACTACTGGATTGCTCAACCCCATTTCTGACAaaccctctccttctcctcctcct GAAGATGTGGACGGGTCCAGAGGAAGTCAAAATGGAACAATGAGTGAAGAGAGTCCAGCTAATCCAGTTGATGGGCCTGACACTTCTTCATTTACTGCATTTCTCTACTCACTGTTATCGTCATCAGAGTCGGGAGATAAGAGCAAAAGTTCGGATGAACAGGTTGATGACCAAATGGATAAGAGCAACTCATTGTCTGATTCTGCAGTGAAAGCAAACAGTGGGAAGAGAAGTTTGTTTTCTAAGGGGAAACACACGCTTAGCAAAGCTATGTACCAGGCTGCAAGATTTGGTGGGTATCGGAGTCAAGAGCGGAAGGGTAGCCTTGATGTAAAAGGTGATGATGGGAATGACTCTGAGTTCGCTGGAGTTGAGATGAGGCATATGCAGAAACCACAAAAGCCTGTGGCCTTGGTTCATTTAACAGACATCTCTGAACCGTCTTTACTTCTTACTGAGAAAACTAGGATTGCTCTTTACAGTTCACTCCCGGCGCTAGTACAGGGAAGACGATGGTTGTTACTATATAG TACATGGAGGCATGGCATATCACTTTCAACCCTATACAGAAGAAGTATGCTTTGGCCTGGCCTCAGTTTGCTG GTTGTTGGAGACCGTAAAGGTGCAGTTTTTGGTGGCTTGGTGGAGGCACCTCTAAGACCAACCAACAAGAAGTATCAG GGAACAAATGATACATTTGTTTTCACAAATACACCTGGCCATCCTGTTATATATCGCCCTACAG GTGCCAACCGCTATTTCACATTGTGTGCTactgactttttagctattggTGGGGGTGGTCATTTTGCACTCTATTTGAATAGTGATCT ATTGAGTGGATCAAGTTCAGTTTCAGAAACCTATGGGAATCCATGTCTTGCAAACTCAGAAGACTTTGATGTGAAAGAAGTAGAG TTATGGGGTTTTGTGTATGCTACTAAGTATGAGGAAGTACTTGCTCAAAGTCGTATGGAGGCACCTGGGATTTGCCGATGGTGA
- the LOC133724302 gene encoding uncharacterized protein LOC133724302 isoform X1 encodes MGRPKSLRSKAAHFVTDITTGLLNPISDKPSPSPPPQEDVDGSRGSQNGTMSEESPANPVDGPDTSSFTAFLYSLLSSSESGDKSKSSDEQVDDQMDKSNSLSDSAVKANSGKRSLFSKGKHTLSKAMYQAARFGGYRSQERKGSLDVKGDDGNDSEFAGVEMRHMQKPQKPVALVHLTDISEPSLLLTEKTRIALYSSLPALVQGRRWLLLYSTWRHGISLSTLYRRSMLWPGLSLLVVGDRKGAVFGGLVEAPLRPTNKKYQGTNDTFVFTNTPGHPVIYRPTGANRYFTLCATDFLAIGGGGHFALYLNSDLLSGSSSVSETYGNPCLANSEDFDVKEVELWGFVYATKYEEVLAQSRMEAPGICRW; translated from the exons ATGGGTAGGCCAAAGAGTCTTCGCAGCAAAGCGGCCCACTTTGTGACTGATATCACTACTGGATTGCTCAACCCCATTTCTGACAaaccctctccttctcctcctcct CAGGAAGATGTGGACGGGTCCAGAGGAAGTCAAAATGGAACAATGAGTGAAGAGAGTCCAGCTAATCCAGTTGATGGGCCTGACACTTCTTCATTTACTGCATTTCTCTACTCACTGTTATCGTCATCAGAGTCGGGAGATAAGAGCAAAAGTTCGGATGAACAGGTTGATGACCAAATGGATAAGAGCAACTCATTGTCTGATTCTGCAGTGAAAGCAAACAGTGGGAAGAGAAGTTTGTTTTCTAAGGGGAAACACACGCTTAGCAAAGCTATGTACCAGGCTGCAAGATTTGGTGGGTATCGGAGTCAAGAGCGGAAGGGTAGCCTTGATGTAAAAGGTGATGATGGGAATGACTCTGAGTTCGCTGGAGTTGAGATGAGGCATATGCAGAAACCACAAAAGCCTGTGGCCTTGGTTCATTTAACAGACATCTCTGAACCGTCTTTACTTCTTACTGAGAAAACTAGGATTGCTCTTTACAGTTCACTCCCGGCGCTAGTACAGGGAAGACGATGGTTGTTACTATATAG TACATGGAGGCATGGCATATCACTTTCAACCCTATACAGAAGAAGTATGCTTTGGCCTGGCCTCAGTTTGCTG GTTGTTGGAGACCGTAAAGGTGCAGTTTTTGGTGGCTTGGTGGAGGCACCTCTAAGACCAACCAACAAGAAGTATCAG GGAACAAATGATACATTTGTTTTCACAAATACACCTGGCCATCCTGTTATATATCGCCCTACAG GTGCCAACCGCTATTTCACATTGTGTGCTactgactttttagctattggTGGGGGTGGTCATTTTGCACTCTATTTGAATAGTGATCT ATTGAGTGGATCAAGTTCAGTTTCAGAAACCTATGGGAATCCATGTCTTGCAAACTCAGAAGACTTTGATGTGAAAGAAGTAGAG TTATGGGGTTTTGTGTATGCTACTAAGTATGAGGAAGTACTTGCTCAAAGTCGTATGGAGGCACCTGGGATTTGCCGATGGTGA
- the LOC133724302 gene encoding uncharacterized protein LOC133724302 isoform X3 → MGRPKSLRSKAAHFVTDITTGLLNPISDKPSPSPPPQEDVDGSRGSQNGTMSEESPANPVDGPDTSSFTAFLYSLLSSSESGDKSKSSDEQVDDQMDKSNSLSDSAVKANSGKRSLFSKGKHTLSKAMYQAARFGGYRSQERKGSLDVKGDDGNDSEFAGVEMRHMQKPQKPVALVHLTDISEPSLLLTEKTRIALYSSLPALVQGRRWLLLYSTWRHGISLSTLYRRSMLWPGLSLLVVGDRKGAVFGGLVEAPLRPTNKKYQGTNDTFVFTNTPGHPVIYRPTGANRYFTLCATDFLAIGGGGHFALYLNSDLLSGSSSVSETYGNPCLANSEDFDVKEVEV, encoded by the exons ATGGGTAGGCCAAAGAGTCTTCGCAGCAAAGCGGCCCACTTTGTGACTGATATCACTACTGGATTGCTCAACCCCATTTCTGACAaaccctctccttctcctcctcct CAGGAAGATGTGGACGGGTCCAGAGGAAGTCAAAATGGAACAATGAGTGAAGAGAGTCCAGCTAATCCAGTTGATGGGCCTGACACTTCTTCATTTACTGCATTTCTCTACTCACTGTTATCGTCATCAGAGTCGGGAGATAAGAGCAAAAGTTCGGATGAACAGGTTGATGACCAAATGGATAAGAGCAACTCATTGTCTGATTCTGCAGTGAAAGCAAACAGTGGGAAGAGAAGTTTGTTTTCTAAGGGGAAACACACGCTTAGCAAAGCTATGTACCAGGCTGCAAGATTTGGTGGGTATCGGAGTCAAGAGCGGAAGGGTAGCCTTGATGTAAAAGGTGATGATGGGAATGACTCTGAGTTCGCTGGAGTTGAGATGAGGCATATGCAGAAACCACAAAAGCCTGTGGCCTTGGTTCATTTAACAGACATCTCTGAACCGTCTTTACTTCTTACTGAGAAAACTAGGATTGCTCTTTACAGTTCACTCCCGGCGCTAGTACAGGGAAGACGATGGTTGTTACTATATAG TACATGGAGGCATGGCATATCACTTTCAACCCTATACAGAAGAAGTATGCTTTGGCCTGGCCTCAGTTTGCTG GTTGTTGGAGACCGTAAAGGTGCAGTTTTTGGTGGCTTGGTGGAGGCACCTCTAAGACCAACCAACAAGAAGTATCAG GGAACAAATGATACATTTGTTTTCACAAATACACCTGGCCATCCTGTTATATATCGCCCTACAG GTGCCAACCGCTATTTCACATTGTGTGCTactgactttttagctattggTGGGGGTGGTCATTTTGCACTCTATTTGAATAGTGATCT ATTGAGTGGATCAAGTTCAGTTTCAGAAACCTATGGGAATCCATGTCTTGCAAACTCAGAAGACTTTGATGTGAAAGAAGTAGAGGT ATGA